The Mytilus edulis chromosome 12, xbMytEdul2.2, whole genome shotgun sequence genome contains a region encoding:
- the LOC139497967 gene encoding uncharacterized protein: MDAAQRTVLQNNHMELARDIVTTEDFLGICYQQKLFDTNLIEIIRSQPGIKAQTYKMLELLPTRGPEAFNKFLKMIDQEYHWLASKLKSDLEQEVAKIPQKEITMVASSINLQTNQTNGINSKLPKDVEMVPVATTQINQSVSRSVSQTEPASPKDLTDSAITLNGFNGVKKKIGNFMTQQFSLSRKLCQSDKQAIETFITEQIKEVQKQSHQKVCEVRDHRRLNDEVQRWLQDTCRKLERRVGFINPRETMDGGFINGKSTIKDLEECIHHLVEQHHKLESEVKKCISLFGENSDNLSLAFQVEHILSEKKKLKKDIKKLSQENELMVSENYDLSSAQQKLKQTNSYKDVELEVKDRQIKNLQSEKHELKKEIERLQRLHIQHLEKEKTLLNLQQMVHALKEQNNDLADATVKMQDDLKRNSPRRSQSIPKNSRPTLSKFRSPNRKKTYRS; this comes from the exons ATGGATGCCGCTCAGCGTACGGTTCTACAAAACAATCACATGGAGTTAGCGCGGGATATAGTgacaacagaagattttttaggCATTTGTTACCAACAGAAACTATTTGACACAAATCTGATAGAGATAATCAGG TCACAACCAGGAATTAAAGCTCAGACATATAAAATGTTAGAACTTTTACCAACAAGAGGCCCAGAGGCATTCAATAAATTCCTGAAAATGATTGACCAAGAGTATCACTGGTTGGCCTCAAAACTTAAATCAGACTTAGAACAGGAAGTGGCTAAAATACCACAAAAGGAGATCACAATGGTGGCATCGTCTATCAATCTTCAAACAAATCAGACCAATGGAATTAATAGCAAACTACCAAAAGATGTTGAAATGGTTCCTGTGGCAACAACTCAAATTAACCAATCAGTGTCAAGATCTGTTTCACAAACTGAACCAG CTTCACCAAAAGATTTAACAGATTCAGCTATAACTCTCAATGGTTTTAATGGTGTTAAgaaaaaaattgggaattttatGACACAGCAATTTAGTTTAAGTCGAAAACTTTGCCAATCAGACAAACAAGCAATCGAAACTTTCATAACGGAACAAATTAAAGAGGTTCAAAAACAGTCACATCAAAAAGTATGTGAAGTCCGTGACCACAGGCGTCTAAATGACGAAGTTCAGCGCTGGTTACAAGATACGTGTAGAAAACTTGAAAGACGTGTAGGGTTCATTAATCCTCGTGAAACAATGGACGGAGGATTTATCAACGGTAAATCAACAATAAAAGATTTGGAGGAATGTATTCATCATTTAGTGGAACAACATCACAAACTTGAAAGTGAGGTTAAAAAGTGTATATCGTTGTTTGGTGAAAACAGTGACAACCTATCTTTAGCATTTCAAGTTGAACATATTCTTTCTGAAAAGAAAAAgcttaaaaaagatataaaaaagctTTCTCAAGAAAACGAACTTATGGTGTCGGAAAATTATGATTTGTCTTCTGCTcagcaaaaattaaaacaaacaaactcaTACAAAGATGTAGAACTTGAGGTTAAGGACCgtcaaataaaaaatttacaatCCGAAAAACACGAACTTAAAAAGGAGATAGAACGATTACAAAGACTTCACATTCAGCATTTGGAAAAAGAAAAGACATTGTTAAACCTTCAACAAATGGTGCATGCTCTAAAAGAGCAAAACAATGACCTTGCGGATGCGACTGTTAAAATGCAGGACGATCTAAAACGTAATTCACCTCGTAGATCACAAAGTATCCCTAAAAATTCAAGACCTACTCTTTCAAAGTTTAGATCTCCTAATAGAAAGAAAACATATCGAAGCTGa
- the LOC139497968 gene encoding uncharacterized protein MCAP_0864-like has translation MLLHTEDMNQIEKVTLQNCRNCLLEDLDPTMSFLSLLFCSRIITEDQKDRVENQRTRQDKVITLLDILPRRGPRAFRKFIDVLETDYNWIKERLEDELQAQEYQKRILDAIDDRMKQNGEFLRDKDYIDKIVRETILPFLLQELRTSPSSSPSNKIDQPLKDVITNHLIPLLGGSSAKNKLEANQEVLIEKAIEIIDQLREKCCDTLGLSSESCQDETLPALIERRMIEVKTEITLLRKENKKSKKAEEKLTTENQKLKSDNTTLKADVKKLKSDSQGSRSELKKLKDEVQKYKTESIKLKQEKNTLKEALNDAGVDLLISSDFCGS, from the exons ATGCTTCTACATACAGAAGACATGAACCAAATTGAGAAAGTCACGTTACAGAACTGTCGTAATTGTTTACTGGAAGATCTAGATCCTACCATGTCATTTCTATCGCTACTGTTCTGTTCTAGGATAATAACAGAGGACCAAAAAGACAGAGTTGAG AACCAAAGAACAAGACAAGATAAAGTTATAACATTACTAGATATTCTACCTCGACGAGGTCCCAGGGCCTTCCGTAAATTTATAGATGTCCTAGAAACCGACTATAACTGGATAAAAGAGAGATTAGAAGatgaattacaggctcaggaAT ATCAAAAAAGAATACTCGATGCTATCGATGACAGAATGAAACAAAATGGTGAATTTCTTCGGGACAAAGATTACATAGACAAGATAGTCAGGGAAACCATTTTACCATTTCTTCTTCAAGAATTACGTACATCACCCTCAAGTAGCCCCTCAAATAAAATAGATCAACCTCTTAAGGATGTTATAACCAATCATTTGATTCCATTACTTGGAGGATCTTCTGCTAAGAATAAACTAGAGGCCAATCAAGAGGTTTTGATTGAAAAAGCTATTGAAATAattgaccaattacgagaaaagTGTTGTGATACTTTGGGACTATCAAGTGAATCTTGCCAAGATGAAACTCTACCTGCTTTAATAGAGAGAAGGATGATTGAGGTTAAAACAGAAATAACACTTTTAcggaaagaaaacaaaaaatcaaaaaaggcGGAAGAAAAATTAACAACGGAAAATCAAAAACTGAAATCTGATAACACAACTCTGAAGGCAGatgtaaaaaagttaaaatcagATTCACAAGGATCAAGGAGCGAactaaagaaattaaaagacgaAGTTCAGAAATATAAAACTGAAAGTATAAAACTCAAACaggaaaaaaatactttaaaagaaGCTTTAAATGATGCAGGAGTAGACTTGTTGATTTCTTCAGATTTCTGTGGAAGCTAG